The Dunckerocampus dactyliophorus isolate RoL2022-P2 chromosome 1, RoL_Ddac_1.1, whole genome shotgun sequence genome has a segment encoding these proteins:
- the gpr173 gene encoding probable G-protein coupled receptor 173, protein MANQSFAIDGPGSLLAVLASQSGLARGGSSSDSSTSGGISATDVSAYFKLVFLGLIICVSLVGNLLVSMLVLRDRTLHKAPYFFLLDLCLADAVRSAACFPFVLVSVHNSSAWTYSTLSCKVVAFMAVLFCFHAAFMLFCVAVTRYLAIAHHRFYAKRMTIWTCAAIICMVWTLAVAMAFPPVFDVGTYKFIRDEDQCIFEHRYLKTNDTLGFMLMLAVVVLATHGFYAKLLLFEYRHRKMKPVQLVPAISQNWTFHGPGATGQAAANWIAGFGRGPMPPTLLGIRQNLHNQHRRLLGMDEVRSERRLGRMFYTITLLFLVLWAPYIMACFWRVFVKSCSIPQKYLSITVWMSFAQAGVNPIFCLLLNEDLRKVLRAHLPTYWRTKQHLPQDEAYCIM, encoded by the coding sequence ATGGCCAACCAGAGCTTTGCCATCGACGGCCCGGGCAGTTTACTGGCTGTGCTGGCCTCACAGAGCGGCCTGGCCAGAGGAGGCAGCAGCAGCGATAGCAGCACCAGCGGAGGAATCTCGGCCACAGACGTGTCTGCATACTTTAAGTTAGTCTTCTTGGGGTTGATCATCTGTGTCAGCCTGGTGGGCAACCTCTTGGTCTCCATGTTGGTCCTACGAGACCGGACACTTCACAAGGCCCCATATTTCTTCCTCCTGGATCTGTGCCTGGCCGATGCGGTCCGCTCGGCCGCGTGCTTCCCCTTCGTGCTGGTGTCGGTGCACAACAGCTCGGCGTGGACCTACAGCACCTTGAGCTGCAAAGTTGTGGCGTTCATGGCCGTGCTCTTTTGTTTTCATGCTGCCTTCATGCTCTTTTGTGTGGCTGTCACACGCTACCTTGCCATCGCCCACCACAGGTTCTACGCCAAGCGCATGACCATCTGGACCTGCGCCGCCATCATTTGCATGGTGTGGACTTTGGCGGTCGCCATGGCGTTCCCACCCGTCTTTGACGTGGGAACCTACAAGTTCATCCGTGATGAGGATCAGTGCATTTTTGAACACCGCTACCTGAAGACCAACGACACCCTGGGCTTCATGCTCATGTTGGCCGTGGTGGTCCTGGCCACGCACGGCTTCTACGCCAAACTGCTGCTCTTCGAGTACAGGCACCGTAAAATGAAACCGGTCCAGCTCGTGCCAGCTATCAGCCAGAACTGGACCTTCCACGGTCCCGGTGCCACGGGCCAAGCCGCAGCTAATTGGATCGCAGGGTTCGGTCGAGGCCCGATGCCGCCCACTCTGCTGGGGATCAGGCAGAACCTACACAATCAACACCGGCGGCTGCTGGGGATGGATGAGGTGAGGTCTGAGaggaggctgggccgcatgttCTACACCATCACCCTGCTCTTCCTGGTCCTGTGGGCTCCCTACATCATGGCGTGCTTCTGGAGGGTGTTTGTCAAGTCGTGCAGCATCCCTCAAAAGTACCTCTCCATCACTGTGTGGATGAGCTTCGCTCAGGCTGGAGTCAACCCCATCTTCTGTCTCCTGCTCAACGAGGATCTGAGAAAAGTGCTGCGAGCACACCTGCCCACCTACTGGAGGACTAAACAACATCTGCCCCAGGACGAGGCCTACTGCATCATGTGA